The following are encoded together in the Streptomyces flavofungini genome:
- a CDS encoding NAD(P)-dependent oxidoreductase translates to MPEHAHTPVTVVGLGAMGAALASAYVAAGHPTTVWNRSPEKAAPLVEQGATHAPDIRDAIAASPLTIACLTTYEATLAALEPAADALAGRTLITVNSGIPAGARAMADWAAGHGARFLDGAIKNVPAAVGAADTLHYYSGDRALFDEHEATLRVIGGDTVHLGTEPDLAALYESAVGGTLLPALLGFFQGAALVTARGLEASTLVPHTVKWLEMIGSVLPHLAAEIDRGSYDDPQSSIGIFHAGAAAETEIAAEAGLDARWLEPMHALLDRAVAEGRAEQSIAALVEVLRKPA, encoded by the coding sequence ATGCCCGAGCACGCCCACACACCCGTGACCGTCGTCGGACTCGGCGCGATGGGCGCGGCCCTGGCGTCGGCGTACGTCGCCGCCGGGCACCCCACCACCGTGTGGAACCGCAGCCCCGAGAAGGCCGCGCCCCTCGTCGAGCAGGGTGCGACGCACGCCCCCGACATCCGCGACGCCATCGCCGCGAGCCCGCTGACCATCGCCTGCCTGACGACGTACGAGGCGACGCTCGCCGCCCTGGAACCGGCCGCCGACGCCCTCGCGGGACGCACCCTGATCACCGTCAACTCCGGCATCCCCGCCGGCGCCCGCGCGATGGCCGACTGGGCCGCCGGGCACGGCGCGCGGTTCCTGGACGGCGCGATCAAGAACGTCCCCGCGGCGGTGGGCGCGGCGGACACCCTGCACTACTACAGCGGCGACCGCGCCCTCTTCGACGAGCACGAGGCCACGCTGCGGGTCATCGGCGGCGACACCGTGCACCTGGGCACCGAGCCGGACCTCGCGGCGCTGTACGAGTCCGCGGTCGGCGGCACGCTGCTGCCCGCCCTGCTCGGCTTCTTCCAGGGCGCGGCGCTCGTCACGGCGCGGGGCCTGGAGGCGAGCACGCTGGTGCCGCACACCGTGAAGTGGCTGGAGATGATCGGCTCCGTCCTGCCGCACCTCGCCGCCGAGATCGACCGCGGCTCCTACGACGACCCCCAGTCGTCCATCGGCATCTTCCACGCGGGCGCCGCCGCCGAGACCGAGATCGCGGCCGAGGCCGGGCTCGACGCGCGCTGGCTGGAGCCGATGCACGCGCTCCTGGACCGGGCGGTGGCGGAGGGCCGCGCGGAGCAGAGCATCGCGGCTCTGGTGGAGGTGTTGCGCAAGCCCGCGTAG
- the galE gene encoding UDP-glucose 4-epimerase GalE: MTWLITGGAGYIGGHVVRAMTGAGERTVVYDDLSTGLAERVPQGVPLVVGSTLDADRVAGALREHAVTGVVHLAAKKQVGESVEQPLRYYRENVEGLRVLLDAVTDARVPSFVLSSSAAVYGMPYTETGLVTEDTPCVPMSPYGETKLAGEWLTRAVGRATGLRTACLRYFNVAGAASPELADTGVFNLVPMVFEKLTAGEPPRIFGADYATPDGTCVRDYIHVTDLAEAHVAAARRLAGAPEATDLTLNVGRGEGVSVREMVDLIADVTGYDIPATVTERRAGDPARVVAAADRVTAELGWSAKRDVREMVESAWAGWTRLHPEPA; this comes from the coding sequence ATGACCTGGCTGATCACCGGCGGCGCCGGATACATCGGAGGGCACGTCGTCCGCGCCATGACCGGGGCGGGCGAGCGGACGGTGGTCTACGACGACCTGTCCACGGGCCTCGCCGAGCGCGTGCCGCAGGGGGTGCCGCTCGTCGTCGGCTCGACCCTCGACGCGGACCGGGTCGCGGGCGCCCTGCGGGAGCACGCGGTCACGGGTGTCGTACACCTGGCGGCCAAGAAGCAGGTCGGCGAGTCGGTCGAACAGCCGCTGCGCTACTACCGGGAGAACGTGGAAGGCCTCCGGGTCCTCCTGGACGCGGTCACGGACGCCCGCGTGCCGTCCTTCGTCCTCTCCTCGTCCGCCGCCGTGTACGGCATGCCGTACACCGAGACCGGCCTGGTCACCGAGGACACGCCCTGCGTGCCGATGAGTCCCTACGGCGAGACGAAGCTCGCGGGCGAGTGGCTGACCCGCGCGGTGGGCCGCGCGACGGGCCTGCGCACGGCCTGCCTGCGGTACTTCAACGTGGCGGGCGCGGCGAGCCCGGAGCTCGCCGACACCGGGGTGTTCAACCTGGTCCCGATGGTCTTCGAGAAGCTCACCGCGGGCGAGCCGCCCCGGATCTTCGGCGCCGACTACGCCACGCCCGACGGCACCTGCGTGCGCGACTACATCCACGTCACCGACCTCGCCGAGGCCCACGTGGCCGCGGCCCGGCGCCTCGCGGGCGCGCCCGAGGCCACCGACCTGACCCTCAACGTCGGCCGCGGCGAGGGGGTTTCGGTGCGCGAGATGGTCGACCTGATCGCGGACGTCACCGGGTACGACATCCCGGCGACGGTCACCGAACGGCGCGCGGGCGACCCGGCGCGGGTGGTCGCCGCCGCCGACCGCGTCACCGCCGAGCTGGGCTGGTCGGCCAAGCGGGACGTGCGGGAGATGGTGGAGTCGGCGTGGGCGGGGTGGACGCGGCTGCACCCCGAGCCGGCGTAG
- a CDS encoding glycosyltransferase family 2 protein — translation MSPQEPQITVVVIGYDDAPHIADAVRSALAQGPVVGEVIAVDDCSTDDTPAVLAELAAADRRVRVVRRAVNSGGCGAPRNDGVDAATLPYLMFLDSDDVLAPDGARTLLAAALRHDADVASGLCVRRELPSGREVPWQPELYRKAALVPRPELRPRLVHDTLCVNKLYRTDFLRAHGARFPEGRFLYEDFVFGARVLAAAPRIALVPDTVYVWHVRRTAAKLSISLDRAGIENWRARITAHRQAVDILRGAADGDKVLARAARAQFLDHGLRMYTRELPQRGPEYQREWWALTRAYLTEFDEADLAAAPAPGRVIARVVLAAAEPRDLDRLKQVAARPARLAPPYARAADDTPVWSADLPQVTLEHLLARPLRLLPLAVDAELRPRRGASVLRLRLHELYGRVEAAGPGVVDVELTRRGGGRPGVRRSAAFTVEEPGRTWVADVRVDLAALDGDVWDLRVRLLFGDGTARETTARAVAGPGLLRRTVVPGGRHGVLLVQPYATQAGNLSVRLAPGLRGVVAVARRRLVRLVRRLPGGRGDGAGGP, via the coding sequence ATCTCACCTCAAGAGCCCCAGATCACCGTCGTCGTGATCGGCTACGACGACGCCCCGCACATCGCCGACGCGGTGCGCTCCGCGCTCGCCCAGGGCCCCGTGGTGGGCGAGGTGATCGCGGTCGACGACTGTTCGACGGACGACACGCCCGCCGTCCTCGCGGAACTGGCCGCCGCCGACCGGCGGGTGCGGGTCGTGCGGCGCGCCGTCAACAGCGGCGGCTGCGGCGCCCCGCGCAACGACGGCGTCGACGCGGCGACCCTGCCGTACCTGATGTTCCTCGACAGCGACGACGTGCTGGCGCCGGACGGGGCGCGAACGCTCCTGGCCGCGGCGCTGCGGCACGACGCCGACGTCGCGTCGGGCCTGTGCGTGCGGCGCGAACTGCCGTCGGGACGCGAGGTGCCCTGGCAGCCCGAGCTGTACCGCAAGGCCGCGCTCGTGCCCCGCCCGGAGCTGCGCCCGCGCCTGGTCCACGACACGCTGTGCGTCAACAAGCTCTACCGCACGGACTTCCTGCGCGCGCACGGCGCCCGCTTCCCCGAAGGCCGCTTCCTCTACGAGGACTTCGTCTTCGGCGCCCGGGTCCTCGCCGCGGCCCCGCGCATCGCCCTCGTCCCCGACACCGTGTACGTGTGGCACGTGCGGCGGACCGCCGCCAAGCTGTCGATCTCCCTGGACCGCGCGGGCATCGAGAACTGGCGGGCCCGGATCACGGCGCACCGCCAGGCCGTGGACATCCTGCGCGGCGCCGCCGACGGCGACAAGGTGCTCGCGCGGGCGGCCCGCGCCCAGTTCCTCGACCACGGCCTGCGCATGTACACCCGGGAGCTGCCCCAGCGCGGCCCGGAGTACCAGCGCGAGTGGTGGGCCCTGACCCGCGCCTACCTCACCGAGTTCGACGAGGCCGACCTGGCCGCGGCCCCCGCCCCCGGCCGCGTCATCGCCCGGGTCGTCCTCGCCGCCGCCGAGCCGCGCGACCTGGACCGCCTCAAGCAGGTCGCGGCCCGCCCGGCCCGGCTCGCCCCGCCGTACGCGCGCGCCGCCGACGACACCCCCGTCTGGTCGGCGGACCTGCCCCAGGTCACCCTGGAACACCTGCTCGCGCGGCCGCTGCGGCTGCTTCCGCTCGCGGTCGACGCCGAGCTGCGTCCGCGCCGGGGCGCGAGCGTGCTGCGCCTTCGCCTGCACGAGCTGTACGGCCGGGTCGAGGCGGCGGGCCCCGGGGTGGTCGACGTGGAGCTGACGCGGCGGGGCGGCGGTCGGCCCGGGGTGCGGCGGTCGGCGGCGTTCACGGTCGAGGAGCCGGGCCGGACGTGGGTGGCGGACGTGCGGGTCGACCTCGCGGCGCTCGACGGCGACGTGTGGGACCTGCGGGTGCGGCTGCTGTTCGGCGACGGCACGGCCCGCGAGACCACGGCGCGGGCGGTGGCCGGGCCCGGCCTGCTGCGCCGCACGGTGGTGCCGGGCGGGCGGCACGGCGTGCTGCTCGTCCAGCCGTACGCGACGCAGGCGGGGAACCTCTCGGTGCGGCTCGCACCGGGTCTGCGCGGGGTGGTGGCGGTGGCGCGGCGGCGGCTCGTGCGACTCGTGCGGAGGCTGCCGGGCGGGCGGGGGGACGGGGCGGGCGGTCCCTGA